The Vitis riparia cultivar Riparia Gloire de Montpellier isolate 1030 chromosome 3, EGFV_Vit.rip_1.0, whole genome shotgun sequence genome segment attagaaattatatatatatttttaaatatgttttaaaaataatttttagtattttatttttaattattctatgtatttatataattattttttaaaacaatccttagaaaataaataaaaataatataaaacaattaaaagatttttttaaaaggacaTTGTTTtccattcttaaaaataaaaaacaaaaaataatttttgattatcaaatgtgtcttcttacttttttttctttttttctaaagaatagaaaactattatTAAGGCAATTACCAAACGAacctttaaattcaatttttttttcttcaaaatttctaacattcctaattaattaaagtagattttctgtcattttcaaaatttgagtgGGCCATTAGCCCCCGAAGGTACCACATGAAAATCCTTGGATAAATGACCCATTACCCACAAACCATCTTTTAATGTAAGCCCATAATGGGCCAGCCGGTATTACTTGCAAAAACCCAAAAAGCAAAAAGCGAAAAACCATGGGCCCAAAGAAGCCCATGGACCCACTGATTGTTTCCCACTGTTTTCAACGGTTCCGCCACAATCCAGTTGCCAAAAAGAGAAACGATAAGGTCACTACGGAGGGCACCGCTATTCTCACCGCCACCGCCATCAAACAGATCACCGCAATTCGTCCGTCACCTACTCAAAGCGTCACAGCCCTGACACTATCctcaataaattcaaaaaatctgaaaaaaataaaataaaataaaatatcttggTCTTATCCGCTTGGTTCTCTGCCCTATAAGAAACAGAGCAATTCCTCTTATCTTTGAGAATTCATTCTGGTTTTTCTCAAATTTGCGTTCTGCGATTTAATACGATGATAAAATCATTCGCTCTTTCGTCTCCTTCTCTGATTTTTGATGTCAGAGATTCAAGATCCTCTACAGTTTGCTGTTCTTCAAGGAACAGCCAGCCTTACATCCCAAAGCTCGAGCCTTTCAGCCGAAGCAAACTCGATCGAGTCCTCAAGGAGCCTCCTTTGATCCAAAAGTGCGAAAACGAGCTCATGGGTACATCAAAATCTCTCCCTTTTCTGTGTTGTATTTCTGTAGCGTGGACAGTTTTGTTAGATTTctacttcaaataaaataatgttttgtGTGTGGTGTTTTGATATGTTGTTCCTTTTCTgtgattttctttcttgatttgtAAGCTTTTTTGTTGCTGTTTTGACAGTGAAATCTGGTGTTTTTCAGATTATTGTTCGACGCTCGAAGGAGATGACTCGTATAGCTGTTGGCAGGCATATTTCGAGCTCAAAGATTTAGAAGTGAGTTCCACTGCTCCCTGTTTGGTTGTCAaggaaataaattgaaatcctAAATATCCTGTATTCATGTTAGGCTCTTTTGAATTGtgtaaaattaattgtttttttcgAAGTACCATGGATTTAATCTCTTTGAAATTTGCTATTGGCCAATTTGCACTTTTCCTACGGATTCTCAACAGCCaaacagaaaataattcataaaattgGTGTAGtgataattatttaatttgtttgtgATTATGATATTGTTCAGAAAGAGTCCCCAAAGGAAGATGTAGAGAAGCTGATTCTTCAAGTGGGGGGCTTGAAGTCTCTGATTGGATGCCTACACCATGTTGCAACCTTCAGTAAAGGGAAAAAGGCCGGGATTGGATCAGTAAAGGCGGTGAATACAGAGAAGGAAGAAGGAGAAAGACCGTTTCCCGTCCCGGATGGACTGCCAAAATCACAAGAAGAGCTTGAAGAAGAGGACAAAGGAAGAATGCCAGATTCGGCTTTCACCAGGCTTCTGAGAACAAAGGGGAGGTTCCCTGCATGGTATTCTCCAGCCCCTGACCACGAAACCGATTGATAGTTATGGAAAGTCGATAGTGAGAGCTTGTGCCGAGTTAACTGAGTTAGCTGAGTTGCTTTGTGAATATTTTTGGACTCAGCAAAGTGTGAGTTTTTGATAGATCTTAGTGGGTCTGGACTTGTGGGTAAGTGTAATGAGAGGAGGTCCGGgatatctattttaaaaacctCTTGTGTTATAGCTTCTACAAATTCTGTAATATATGATCAGTTAAAGAGGAAATCAATCTTTTCTTTGGACTCAATTGCTTAAATTTTGTGGTGATATGCGCCTCATTGTgtgaatatatatatcttttcttTGATTCTTCTAGACACTTCCTTCCTCAGCCTCAAAATGCTTGGTAGACACATAAGTTGATCTCTTGAGGTGCACCCAAACACTCCATCTATTATCCAAATAATCACGTTCTGGGTCTGCTCTGCTAGGAGGTCGCTATGGTAACTAACCTTACCAGGTAGTTAAAGGAAGACTTGGTCATGATTAGTTTGTTTAGGTCTGCTACTCCTGTTTCATTTCCTAGCAATCCCTTCCTAAATTTATCCCTAAGTTAAGAGGTGCCCCAGATTTTGTGGTGTACAGAGAGACACCACATGTTTGGGTGCTAATATCGGAGGCCTGTGTCTACAACCTCTCAATGCCTCTCAAGCGATACCATCCTCTCCCTCAATATAACACCTTCCCTCATTGCATCCCTGCTTAAAGCAGCCTTGGGCCTATCCAAGGTGGTCTGGCATGGCTAACCTTCCAATAATGCAGGCCTTAGGCTGCTTTATTCTTCtgtctttccttttctcttcgGTCTCATCCTTCTCTTTGGCTCTTTCTGATGCTGAGGCGTCCCTCATCGCCCGGCGTCAGCTCTTGTCTCTCCCTGAGGATGGTGATCTCCCTGATGACTTTGAATATGAGATTGATCTTGTTGTAACCTTTGCCAATTCTAGGCTCCGGAGAGCTTACATTGCTCTTCAGGCATGGAAAAATGCTATGTACTCTGACCCTTTTAACACAACTGGCAATTGGGTTGGTGCCAATGTGTGTGCCTATAATGGTGTCTTCTGTGCTCCGGCTCTTGATGATTCCAACTTGAGTGTTGTTGCTGGTGTTGATATTAACCATGCCGATATTGCTGGCTACCTTCCAGCTGAGCTGGGGCTTATGACTGATCTTGCGCTCTTCCATATCAATTCAAACCGGTTTTGTGGAATCATTCCCAAGAGTTTCTCTAGGCTGCTTCTTATGCATGAGTTTGACATCAGTAACAATCGGTTTGTTGGCCCCTTCCCCACAGTTGTCCTATCGTTGCCAGCCCTCAGGTACCTCGACATCAGGTTTAATGACTTTGAAGGCAGTCTGCCGGAAGAGGTGTTTGAGAAGGAACTTGATGCCTTGTTCGTGAATGATAACCGGTTCACAGGCTCCATCCCTGAAACTCTAGGCCAGTCAACAGCCTCGGTGGTTGTTTTCGCGAACAATAAACTCACTGGATGCATTCCAAAGAGCATTGGCAAGATGGCTAACACATTGAATGAGATCGTTTTCTCCAACAATGACTTTGGTGGCTGCTTGCCAACAGAGATCGGAATGCTGGGTAATGCGACTGTGTTTGCTGCGGGTTCTAACTCCTTCACTGGGGTCCTGCTCAAGAGCTTTTCAGGCCTAAAGAAGGTGGAGCATCTGGATGTTTCACACAATACACTAACAGGGTTTGTCCCTGACGGAATCTGCAAGTTGCCTAGTTTGTCGAATTTTACGTTCTCTTACAATTTCTTCAAGGGAGAGGCTCCATCGTGCCAGCCACCTTCGAGGGCGGACATAACATTGGATGACACAAGCAATTGTTTGTCGGACAGGCCAAAGCAGAAGTCAGCCAGAACATGTTTACCAGTTGTGAGTCGGCCGGTAGATTGTAGCAAGTCCAAGTGTGGAGGAAAATCTTCGCCCCCTAAACCAAGGCCACCAGTCCGTAGTCCAACACCACCCCCGGCTTCCACCCCACGGTCCCCACCTACCCCTAAACCACAACCCCAGCCTTCTCCTTCCCCAGCATCTCCTAAACCACAGCCTGCTCCTCCTAAGTCCACCCCACCAACACCTAAACCAAGGCCTAGTCCGCCCAAGTCGGCCCCATCGACACCCAAACCGCAGCCTAGTCCTTTGCCAGCGCCTCCAACACCAACGCCAACACCAACACAAAAGCCAAAACCATCTCCACACCCACCTAAAACTTCCAGCCCGCCTCCTCCTCGTAAGGCCACCCCTCCAGCCCCTACACCAAAGCCATCTCCAGCTCCGATTTCTTCTCCCCCACAACCGTCTCATCCATCTCCCCCGTCAGATTCTGCTGCTCCATCCCCTTCACCAAAACCAGCTCCTATTCCCCAAGTCCCACCACCGGCGTTTCCACCAGACCCGAAGAACTATTCGCCGATATTTTCACCACCGTTGCCAGGTCGTCCACCAGCAAAATCACCACTTCCACCAACCTCTCCAGCACCTGCTCCATCCCATACACCGCCGGTCCACTCTACACCACCCCCTGTCCGATCTCCTCCACCACCGGTTTTCTCTCCACCACCACCAATCCCCGTCCGATCTCCTCCACCACCAACCCCCGTCCGAtctcctccaccaccaccagAACACTCCCCACCACCGCCGGTACAGTCCCCTCCACCACCCTTGTACTCACCATCTCCTCCAGTTCATTCCCCACCACCACCAGTCTCCTCTCCACCACCACCAGTCCACTCTCCACCACCACCTGTCCGCTCCCCACCACCACCAGTCTCCtctcctccaccaccaccagtCTCTTCTCCCCCACCACCTGTCCACTCCCCACCTCCACCAGTCTCCTCTCCACCTCCACCAGTCTCTTCTCCACCTCCACCAGTCGCCTTTCCTCCACCACCTGTCTCCTCTCCCCCTCCACCCGTCCAttccccaccaccaccaccagtcTTTTCTCCCCCACCAGCAGTTCGCTCCCCACCACCACCAGTCTCTTCTCCCCCACCACCTGTCCACTCCCCATCTCCACCAGTCTCCTCTCCACCTCCACCAGTCTCTtctccacctccaccacccGTCTCCTCTCCTCCACCACCCGTCTCCTCTCCCCCTCCACCCGTCCATTCCCCACCACCACGAGTCTTTTCTCCCCCACCACGAGTCTTTTCTCCCCCACCACCAGTTCGTTCCCCACCATCACCG includes the following:
- the LOC117911403 gene encoding CCG-binding protein 1, giving the protein MIKSFALSSPSLIFDVRDSRSSTVCCSSRNSQPYIPKLEPFSRSKLDRVLKEPPLIQKCENELMDYCSTLEGDDSYSCWQAYFELKDLEKESPKEDVEKLILQVGGLKSLIGCLHHVATFSKGKKAGIGSVKAVNTEKEEGERPFPVPDGLPKSQEELEEEDKGRMPDSAFTRLLRTKGRFPAWYSPAPDHETD
- the LOC117911401 gene encoding pollen-specific leucine-rich repeat extensin-like protein 3, which produces MANLPIMQALGCFILLSFLFSSVSSFSLALSDAEASLIARRQLLSLPEDGDLPDDFEYEIDLVVTFANSRLRRAYIALQAWKNAMYSDPFNTTGNWVGANVCAYNGVFCAPALDDSNLSVVAGVDINHADIAGYLPAELGLMTDLALFHINSNRFCGIIPKSFSRLLLMHEFDISNNRFVGPFPTVVLSLPALRYLDIRFNDFEGSLPEEVFEKELDALFVNDNRFTGSIPETLGQSTASVVVFANNKLTGCIPKSIGKMANTLNEIVFSNNDFGGCLPTEIGMLGNATVFAAGSNSFTGVLLKSFSGLKKVEHLDVSHNTLTGFVPDGICKLPSLSNFTFSYNFFKGEAPSCQPPSRADITLDDTSNCLSDRPKQKSARTCLPVVSRPVDCSKSKCGGKSSPPKPRPPVRSPTPPPASTPRSPPTPKPQPQPSPSPASPKPQPAPPKSTPPTPKPRPSPPKSAPSTPKPQPSPLPAPPTPTPTPTQKPKPSPHPPKTSSPPPPRKATPPAPTPKPSPAPISSPPQPSHPSPPSDSAAPSPSPKPAPIPQVPPPAFPPDPKNYSPIFSPPLPGRPPAKSPLPPTSPAPAPSHTPPVHSTPPPVRSPPPPVFSPPPPIPVRSPPPPTPVRSPPPPPEHSPPPPVQSPPPPLYSPSPPVHSPPPPVSSPPPPVHSPPPPVRSPPPPVSSPPPPPVSSPPPPVHSPPPPVSSPPPPVSSPPPPVAFPPPPVSSPPPPVHSPPPPPVFSPPPAVRSPPPPVSSPPPPVHSPSPPVSSPPPPVSSPPPPPVSSPPPPVSSPPPPVHSPPPRVFSPPPRVFSPPPPVRSPPSPAFSPPPPVRSPSPPAFSPPPPSPSLPPPPPPPSFSAPPPSDDFVLPPNIGFEYSSPPPPMFPGY